The following coding sequences lie in one Macrobrachium nipponense isolate FS-2020 chromosome 45, ASM1510439v2, whole genome shotgun sequence genomic window:
- the LOC135214376 gene encoding protein fem-1 homolog B-like isoform X1: MTSGMDSLKKRVYHAAKEGLAISLYAHLSVRNHQDCQDLLGQVVEEEGQKCTPLLIAARNGHEKAVRTLLKFHPDLEQEGTVKFDGYVIEGASPLWCAAGAGHLAVVKMLVRAGADVNHPTKTNSTPLRAACFDGRLDIVKYLTDHSANIHITNKYNNTCLMIAAYKGHVDVVQFLLELGANPDEKAHCGATALHFAAECGHVKIVQELLNHGAKITKNEHGMTPLIAAAERTRGDVVDYLISRADVTREEKVDALELLGASFASDKDNYDIELAYKYMLQGMKERYSDANNVIYKPKTKPIAAYENRVECATVEELEGIRHISASLHMESLAIRERILGPHNPEVPHPVIFRGAVFADNARFDRCLQLWTHALRLKQLNKVCVMKDLLRFAQVFSQMLHVGVQLEFEAVHEVLVATVLELKRNQEKIVCPGPKDDVETVKDEMESNMITALYLIMIAMCVAKGRGSPGHLNRSNGGNYTGTFGSNSNDETNLMNQVVDKESQIHHTVYGLVRVQPRTKSGQTLLHLAVNPETPVDDFHTNHICRFPCATTTKLLIACGADVNSMDNNRNTPLHLIVPYQKPVSDFLTLHNIIMALIENGAHMDTVNQMGATPFDSATTGVAEIILRTQKKLSLKCLAAKVVKINGIPFKGQVPYHLEAFIELHGPGHVDGLSNRPSRSEHRLA; this comes from the exons ATGACCTCGGGGATGGATTCCTTGAAGAAGAGGGTGTACCATGCCGCTAAAGAAGGGCTGGCCATCTCCCTGTATGCCCACCTGTCCGTCAGGAACCACCAGGACTGCCAGGATCTCCTGGGCCAG GTTGTGGAAGAAGAAGGCCAGAAATGCACACCTCTTCTTATAGCTGCGAGGAATGGCCACGAAAAGGCTGTCCGGACACTCCTGAAGTTTCATCCAGATCTTGAACAAGAGGGAACGGTCAAATTTGATGGCTATGTTATTGAAGGAGCGAGCCCCTTGTGGTGTGCTGCTG GTGCTGGTCACCTGGCAGTGGTGAAGATGCTTGTGCGAGCCGGAGCTGATGTGAATCATCCGACGAAGACAAACTCTACCCCCCTGAGAGCTGCGTGTTTTGATGGACGGTTAGATATAGTGAAATACTTGACTGATCATAgtgcaaatatacatataacaaataaatacaataacaCTTGTCTCATGATTGCTGCCTATAAAGGTCACGTGGATGTAGTGCAGTTCTTGCTTGAACTTGGTGCAAATCCGGATGAAAAAGCCCATTGTGGAGCCACGGCTCTCCATTTCGCTGCCGAGTGCGGTCATGTGAAAATAGTGCAAGAACTTTTAAATcacggtgcaaaaattaccaaAAATGAACACGGCATGACACCGCTAATTGCCGCAGCGGAAAGGACAAGAGGTGATGTTGTGGACTATTTGATATCGAGGGCAGATGTCACCCGAGAGGAAAAAGTGGACGCTCTAGAGCTACTCGGAGCATCCTTTGCCAGTGATAAAGATAACTACGACATAGAGTTGGCATATAAATACATGCTACAGGGAATGAAGGAACGATATAGTGATGCAAACAATGTGATAT ATAAACCAAAAACTAAACCAATCGCTGCCTATGAGAATAGAGTGGAATGTGCGACCGTAGAAGAACTGGAGGGAATCAGACATATATCTGCTTCCCTCCACATGGAAAGTCTAGCCATTAGAGAACGTATTTTGGGACCACACAATCCGGAG GTGCCACATCCAGTCATATTCAGAGGGGCCGTGTTCGCTGATAATGCCAGGTTCGACAGATGTCTGCAGCTTTGGACGCATGCACTTAGACTGAAACAGCTCAATAAAGTCTGTGTCATGAAGGATCTCTTGAGATTtgctcag GTCTTCTCTCAGATGTTGCATGTGGGTGTGCAACTTGAGTTTGAGGCTGTACATGAAGTCTTGGTCGCTACGGTCTTGGAACTGAAGCGAAATCAGGAGAAAATAGTTTGTCCCGGTCCAAAAGATGACGTAGAAACTGTAAAG GATGAAATGGAGAGCAATATGATAACTGCTCTCTACTTAATCATGATAGCCATGTGCGTTGCCAAGGGCAGAGGGTCTCCAGGGCACCTGAACAGAAGTAACGGAGGGAATTACACCGGCACTTTTGGAAGTAACTCAAATGATGAAACTAATCTGATGAACCAAGTTGTAGATAAAGAATCTCAGATTCATCACACAGTTTATGG GTTGGTAAGAGTGCAACCGAGAACTAAGTCTGGTCAGACTCTGCTGCATTTGGCGGTTAACCCAGAAACTCCTGTGGACGATTTCCACACTAACCATATATGCAG ATTCCCTTGTGCCACTACAACGAAGCTTCTAATAGCATGTGGGGCTGATGTCAACAGTATGGACAACAACAGGAACACCCCATTGCACCTTATAGTTCCTTATCAAAAACCTGTCAG tgATTTCTTGACACTACATAATATAATCATGGCATTGATAGAGAATGGAGCTCACATGGATACTGTTAACCAGATGGGAGCTACACCGTTTGATTCTGCAACCACAG GCGTTGCGGAGATCATACTTCGTACTCAGAAAAAGCTAAGCCTGAAGTGCCTGGCGGCCAAGGTTGTCAAAATCAATGGGATTCCATTCAAGGGTCAAGTTCCGTATCACCTGGAAGCATTTATTGAACTGCATGGTCCTGGCCATGTCGATGGACTCTCCAACAGGCCGTCCAGAAGCGAACATCGACTTGCATAA
- the LOC135214377 gene encoding glutamate receptor ionotropic, kainate 1-like isoform X2, whose product MCRITPGAMVRSCYAIFLFALCLRGIVALGEPYSSEDVSGMARFISEFVQHLRIYSLCISSTSGSANLAKEVLASISSYLVFTSPCCVFKRNQNRTKICSAYDRHRPSSSSFSPSSNSYPMSQHLETSPSSSAPPTAKTQKRSKKKSLPNLAEVHLTSEGEMAEATDDVLERYQLTQGAIALVIVGVDLKVYHKKGVRTARWIAASYKNHSASISEVYSFSDFREDLWLEMGQWQASRGVSLRHFPGEALRDFQGHTIRTAFFPYAPYIMTGRKCPRASADLYGSSTTAFQYDPTCASGPPRHSTAKDLYVGYLIDVVEALADRLNFTYELILPKNKSDYIFGVGEDDNFQGLVGMVVRKEADIALASLSYSRSRIRSIDFSTNVDYFERNLYIREGATHSAIGWGTYAMSFDKWTWLSIVFTLVLTSITFWILMGRESDPPEDIVRFRDILFMFFSCTVQQGTLSAPESYRGRTVLWNFWFTCVILYAAYTAVLTSYLTVSTESFPFTTLQGAINSHPEWEVGILEGTPLRQLIEDSDGPYRILSHRLASDPSLLVTSDTHGIEKALTENFAFFADTPFLQYMLRDNCSISEIPVGLFFTYGHLGLAKNLPYVNILDSSSR is encoded by the exons ATGTGCAGGATTACTCCCGGAGCAATGGTTCGAAGCTGCTACGCCATTTTCCTCTTCGCTCTGTGCCTCAGAGGAATCGTGGCCTTGGGTGAACCTTATTCCAGCGAAGACGTCTCTGGGATGGCGAGATTCATCTCCGAGTTTGTCCAGCATCTCAGGATATATTCGCTCTGCATTTCGTCGACCTCAG GATCAGCTAATCTCGCCAAGGAAGTGCTGGCGTCCATCTCCAGCTATCTGGTCTTCACGTCCCCTTGCTGTGTGTTCAAGCGAAACCAAAACCGCACGAAGATCTGCTCCGCCTACGATAGACAccgcccttcctcctcctccttctccccctcctccaacTCCTACCCTATGAGTCAGCACCTGGAGACTTCACCGTCCTCGTCAGCCCCTCCTACGGCAAAGACGCAGAAGAGGAGTAAGAAGAAGTCCCTTCCAAACTTGGCAGAAGTCCACTTGACGTCAGAGGGTGAGATGGCAGAGGCAACAGATGACGTCCTTGAGAGGTACCAGTTGACCCAGGGCGCTATCGCGCTGGTCATCGTCGGTGTCGACCTGAAAGTGTACCACAAGAAGGGGGTTCGCACCGCCAGGTGGATTGCCGCTTCGTATAAG AACCATTCGGCCTCCATTTCCGAAGTGTACAGTTTCAGCGACTTCAGGGAGGACCTCTGGCTCGAGATGGGCCAGTGGCAGGCCTCCAGGGGCGTCTCTCTCAGACACTTCCCTGGGGAAGCCCTTCGCGACTTCCAAGGACACACGATCCGTACGGCCTTCTTTCCT TACGCGCCTTACATCATGACGGGTAGGAAATGCCCTAGGGCATCTGCTGACCTGTATGGGTCAAGCACTACAGCCTTTCAGTATGACCCGACGTGTGCATCAGGCCCACCCAG GCACTCGACTGCCAAGGACCTCTACGTCGGATACCTGATCGATGTCGTGGAGGCATTGGCTGACAGACTGAATTTCAc GTACGAGCTCATTTTGCCGAAGAACAAAAGCGATTACATCTTTGGCGTCGGCGAAGACGACAACTTCCAAGGACTAGTGGGGATGGTTGTCAGAAAG GAGGCGGACATAGCCTTGGCGAGCTTGAGTTACTCCAGGAGTCGAATCAGATCCATTGACTTTTCCACGAACGTTGACTATTTCGAGCGGAATCTGTACATACGAGAGGGAGCCACGCATTCGGCAATCGg ATGGGGCACATACGCCATGTCTTTCGACAAATGGACCTGGCTAAGCATCGTCTTCACACTGGTCCTAACCAGCATCACTTTCTGGATTCTGATGGGGAGAGAGAGCGACCCTCCCGAGGACATCGTCAGGTTCAGGGACATCCTCTTCATGTTCTTCAGCTGCACCGTGCAGCAAG GAACCCTGAGTGCCCCGGAATCCTATCGCGGAAGGACCGTCTTGTGGAACTTCTGGTTCACGTGCGTCATTCTCTACGCTGCGTACACGGCTGTCCTGACGTCCTATTTGACCGTCAGCACAGAGAGCTTCCCCTTCACTACTCTGCAGGGCGCCATCAATAGCCACCCGGAGTGGGAGGTTGGCATTTTGGAAGGGACGCCCCTCAGACAGCTCATTGAG GACTCCGACGGTCCCTATCGCATCCTGAGCCATCGCCTGGCCAGCGACCCGAGCCTCCTGGTCACTTCGGACACCCACGGCATTGAGAAGGCCCTGACGGAGAACTTCGCCTTCTTCGCGGACACGCCCTTCCTCCAGTACATGCTGAGGGACAACTGCTCCATCAGCGAGATCCCGGTCGGCCTGTTTTTCACCTACGGGCATTTAGGCCTAGCCAAAAATCTCCCCTACGTCAACATACTCGACA GCTCCTCAAGATGA
- the LOC135214376 gene encoding protein fem-1 homolog B-like isoform X2 — protein sequence MPHQAKVVEEEGQKCTPLLIAARNGHEKAVRTLLKFHPDLEQEGTVKFDGYVIEGASPLWCAAGAGHLAVVKMLVRAGADVNHPTKTNSTPLRAACFDGRLDIVKYLTDHSANIHITNKYNNTCLMIAAYKGHVDVVQFLLELGANPDEKAHCGATALHFAAECGHVKIVQELLNHGAKITKNEHGMTPLIAAAERTRGDVVDYLISRADVTREEKVDALELLGASFASDKDNYDIELAYKYMLQGMKERYSDANNVIYKPKTKPIAAYENRVECATVEELEGIRHISASLHMESLAIRERILGPHNPEVPHPVIFRGAVFADNARFDRCLQLWTHALRLKQLNKVCVMKDLLRFAQVFSQMLHVGVQLEFEAVHEVLVATVLELKRNQEKIVCPGPKDDVETVKDEMESNMITALYLIMIAMCVAKGRGSPGHLNRSNGGNYTGTFGSNSNDETNLMNQVVDKESQIHHTVYGLVRVQPRTKSGQTLLHLAVNPETPVDDFHTNHICRFPCATTTKLLIACGADVNSMDNNRNTPLHLIVPYQKPVSDFLTLHNIIMALIENGAHMDTVNQMGATPFDSATTGVAEIILRTQKKLSLKCLAAKVVKINGIPFKGQVPYHLEAFIELHGPGHVDGLSNRPSRSEHRLA from the exons ATGCCCCACCAAgccaag GTTGTGGAAGAAGAAGGCCAGAAATGCACACCTCTTCTTATAGCTGCGAGGAATGGCCACGAAAAGGCTGTCCGGACACTCCTGAAGTTTCATCCAGATCTTGAACAAGAGGGAACGGTCAAATTTGATGGCTATGTTATTGAAGGAGCGAGCCCCTTGTGGTGTGCTGCTG GTGCTGGTCACCTGGCAGTGGTGAAGATGCTTGTGCGAGCCGGAGCTGATGTGAATCATCCGACGAAGACAAACTCTACCCCCCTGAGAGCTGCGTGTTTTGATGGACGGTTAGATATAGTGAAATACTTGACTGATCATAgtgcaaatatacatataacaaataaatacaataacaCTTGTCTCATGATTGCTGCCTATAAAGGTCACGTGGATGTAGTGCAGTTCTTGCTTGAACTTGGTGCAAATCCGGATGAAAAAGCCCATTGTGGAGCCACGGCTCTCCATTTCGCTGCCGAGTGCGGTCATGTGAAAATAGTGCAAGAACTTTTAAATcacggtgcaaaaattaccaaAAATGAACACGGCATGACACCGCTAATTGCCGCAGCGGAAAGGACAAGAGGTGATGTTGTGGACTATTTGATATCGAGGGCAGATGTCACCCGAGAGGAAAAAGTGGACGCTCTAGAGCTACTCGGAGCATCCTTTGCCAGTGATAAAGATAACTACGACATAGAGTTGGCATATAAATACATGCTACAGGGAATGAAGGAACGATATAGTGATGCAAACAATGTGATAT ATAAACCAAAAACTAAACCAATCGCTGCCTATGAGAATAGAGTGGAATGTGCGACCGTAGAAGAACTGGAGGGAATCAGACATATATCTGCTTCCCTCCACATGGAAAGTCTAGCCATTAGAGAACGTATTTTGGGACCACACAATCCGGAG GTGCCACATCCAGTCATATTCAGAGGGGCCGTGTTCGCTGATAATGCCAGGTTCGACAGATGTCTGCAGCTTTGGACGCATGCACTTAGACTGAAACAGCTCAATAAAGTCTGTGTCATGAAGGATCTCTTGAGATTtgctcag GTCTTCTCTCAGATGTTGCATGTGGGTGTGCAACTTGAGTTTGAGGCTGTACATGAAGTCTTGGTCGCTACGGTCTTGGAACTGAAGCGAAATCAGGAGAAAATAGTTTGTCCCGGTCCAAAAGATGACGTAGAAACTGTAAAG GATGAAATGGAGAGCAATATGATAACTGCTCTCTACTTAATCATGATAGCCATGTGCGTTGCCAAGGGCAGAGGGTCTCCAGGGCACCTGAACAGAAGTAACGGAGGGAATTACACCGGCACTTTTGGAAGTAACTCAAATGATGAAACTAATCTGATGAACCAAGTTGTAGATAAAGAATCTCAGATTCATCACACAGTTTATGG GTTGGTAAGAGTGCAACCGAGAACTAAGTCTGGTCAGACTCTGCTGCATTTGGCGGTTAACCCAGAAACTCCTGTGGACGATTTCCACACTAACCATATATGCAG ATTCCCTTGTGCCACTACAACGAAGCTTCTAATAGCATGTGGGGCTGATGTCAACAGTATGGACAACAACAGGAACACCCCATTGCACCTTATAGTTCCTTATCAAAAACCTGTCAG tgATTTCTTGACACTACATAATATAATCATGGCATTGATAGAGAATGGAGCTCACATGGATACTGTTAACCAGATGGGAGCTACACCGTTTGATTCTGCAACCACAG GCGTTGCGGAGATCATACTTCGTACTCAGAAAAAGCTAAGCCTGAAGTGCCTGGCGGCCAAGGTTGTCAAAATCAATGGGATTCCATTCAAGGGTCAAGTTCCGTATCACCTGGAAGCATTTATTGAACTGCATGGTCCTGGCCATGTCGATGGACTCTCCAACAGGCCGTCCAGAAGCGAACATCGACTTGCATAA
- the LOC135214377 gene encoding probable glutamate receptor isoform X1 yields the protein MCRITPGAMVRSCYAIFLFALCLRGIVALGEPYSSEDVSGMARFISEFVQHLRIYSLCISSTSGSANLAKEVLASISSYLVFTSPCCVFKRNQNRTKICSAYDRHRPSSSSFSPSSNSYPMSQHLETSPSSSAPPTAKTQKRSKKKSLPNLAEVHLTSEGEMAEATDDVLERYQLTQGAIALVIVGVDLKVYHKKGVRTARWIAASYKNHSASISEVYSFSDFREDLWLEMGQWQASRGVSLRHFPGEALRDFQGHTIRTAFFPYAPYIMTGRKCPRASADLYGSSTTAFQYDPTCASGPPRHSTAKDLYVGYLIDVVEALADRLNFTYELILPKNKSDYIFGVGEDDNFQGLVGMVVRKEADIALASLSYSRSRIRSIDFSTNVDYFERNLYIREGATHSAIGWGTYAMSFDKWTWLSIVFTLVLTSITFWILMGRESDPPEDIVRFRDILFMFFSCTVQQGTLSAPESYRGRTVLWNFWFTCVILYAAYTAVLTSYLTVSTESFPFTTLQGAINSHPEWEVGILEGTPLRQLIEDSDGPYRILSHRLASDPSLLVTSDTHGIEKALTENFAFFADTPFLQYMLRDNCSISEIPVGLFFTYGHLGLAKNLPYVNILDSELLKMSDAGVMDRMYRRWWGHKTPCKEPEPFTKLDFSHTVSAFLLLLLGVVISALSLVLEMLWFRWEKRKKSKKKKVNTAVSALVGKSAASLRLD from the exons ATGTGCAGGATTACTCCCGGAGCAATGGTTCGAAGCTGCTACGCCATTTTCCTCTTCGCTCTGTGCCTCAGAGGAATCGTGGCCTTGGGTGAACCTTATTCCAGCGAAGACGTCTCTGGGATGGCGAGATTCATCTCCGAGTTTGTCCAGCATCTCAGGATATATTCGCTCTGCATTTCGTCGACCTCAG GATCAGCTAATCTCGCCAAGGAAGTGCTGGCGTCCATCTCCAGCTATCTGGTCTTCACGTCCCCTTGCTGTGTGTTCAAGCGAAACCAAAACCGCACGAAGATCTGCTCCGCCTACGATAGACAccgcccttcctcctcctccttctccccctcctccaacTCCTACCCTATGAGTCAGCACCTGGAGACTTCACCGTCCTCGTCAGCCCCTCCTACGGCAAAGACGCAGAAGAGGAGTAAGAAGAAGTCCCTTCCAAACTTGGCAGAAGTCCACTTGACGTCAGAGGGTGAGATGGCAGAGGCAACAGATGACGTCCTTGAGAGGTACCAGTTGACCCAGGGCGCTATCGCGCTGGTCATCGTCGGTGTCGACCTGAAAGTGTACCACAAGAAGGGGGTTCGCACCGCCAGGTGGATTGCCGCTTCGTATAAG AACCATTCGGCCTCCATTTCCGAAGTGTACAGTTTCAGCGACTTCAGGGAGGACCTCTGGCTCGAGATGGGCCAGTGGCAGGCCTCCAGGGGCGTCTCTCTCAGACACTTCCCTGGGGAAGCCCTTCGCGACTTCCAAGGACACACGATCCGTACGGCCTTCTTTCCT TACGCGCCTTACATCATGACGGGTAGGAAATGCCCTAGGGCATCTGCTGACCTGTATGGGTCAAGCACTACAGCCTTTCAGTATGACCCGACGTGTGCATCAGGCCCACCCAG GCACTCGACTGCCAAGGACCTCTACGTCGGATACCTGATCGATGTCGTGGAGGCATTGGCTGACAGACTGAATTTCAc GTACGAGCTCATTTTGCCGAAGAACAAAAGCGATTACATCTTTGGCGTCGGCGAAGACGACAACTTCCAAGGACTAGTGGGGATGGTTGTCAGAAAG GAGGCGGACATAGCCTTGGCGAGCTTGAGTTACTCCAGGAGTCGAATCAGATCCATTGACTTTTCCACGAACGTTGACTATTTCGAGCGGAATCTGTACATACGAGAGGGAGCCACGCATTCGGCAATCGg ATGGGGCACATACGCCATGTCTTTCGACAAATGGACCTGGCTAAGCATCGTCTTCACACTGGTCCTAACCAGCATCACTTTCTGGATTCTGATGGGGAGAGAGAGCGACCCTCCCGAGGACATCGTCAGGTTCAGGGACATCCTCTTCATGTTCTTCAGCTGCACCGTGCAGCAAG GAACCCTGAGTGCCCCGGAATCCTATCGCGGAAGGACCGTCTTGTGGAACTTCTGGTTCACGTGCGTCATTCTCTACGCTGCGTACACGGCTGTCCTGACGTCCTATTTGACCGTCAGCACAGAGAGCTTCCCCTTCACTACTCTGCAGGGCGCCATCAATAGCCACCCGGAGTGGGAGGTTGGCATTTTGGAAGGGACGCCCCTCAGACAGCTCATTGAG GACTCCGACGGTCCCTATCGCATCCTGAGCCATCGCCTGGCCAGCGACCCGAGCCTCCTGGTCACTTCGGACACCCACGGCATTGAGAAGGCCCTGACGGAGAACTTCGCCTTCTTCGCGGACACGCCCTTCCTCCAGTACATGCTGAGGGACAACTGCTCCATCAGCGAGATCCCGGTCGGCCTGTTTTTCACCTACGGGCATTTAGGCCTAGCCAAAAATCTCCCCTACGTCAACATACTCGACAGTGA GCTCCTCAAGATGAGCGACGCCGGAGTCATGGACCGCATGTACCGCAGGTGGTGGGGCCACAAGACGCCCTGCAAAGAGCCGGAACCGTTCACAAAGCTCGATTTCAGCCACACCGTCtccgccttcctcctcctcctcctcggagtCGTGATCTCCGCCCTGTCTCTGGTCTTGGAGATGCTCTGGTTTCGCtgggaaaagaggaagaagagtaagaagaagaaagtcaACACAGCAGTTAGCGCGCTTGTCGGGAAGTCTGCTGCAAGTCTTCGATTGGATTGA